DNA from Enterococcus sp. 4G2_DIV0659:
AACATGAAATCTCGTGATTAAAGGGAGAAGAATATGAGAAGAAAGTTTAAAAAATGGTGGCTGCTACTTTTAGCAGTCACCACCACTATAAGTGGGTGTGCAGGAGCGAATGAGCTAAAGATATTTATTAATGATACAGCACAAGAAATGGAAGAAACGTGGCACCAGAAGCAAACTTCAGCTACAGAAATACCATTAGAATATGATGGAAGTTATCAGGAAATTGTACTAAATGACAATATACCTAATTTTACCACCGATGACTTATCATTTTCATCTGGTGTGTGGCAAACCTTTTCAGATTTAGATTCACTGAACAGGGTAGGAGTAGCAAATGCTTTGATTGGATCTGAATCATTTCCAACTGAAAAAAGAGATCCAAGACTGACTGTAAAGCCGACTGGATGGAAACAACAGAGAACAGGACGAGGTTCAAATGATTGGTTATACAATCGTTCACATTTGATAGGGTTTCAAATGACAGGCGAAAATGATAACCCTAAAAACCTTATGACTGGT
Protein-coding regions in this window:
- a CDS encoding DNA/RNA non-specific endonuclease, producing MEETWHQKQTSATEIPLEYDGSYQEIVLNDNIPNFTTDDLSFSSGVWQTFSDLDSLNRVGVANALIGSESFPTEKRDPRLTVKPTGWKQQRTGRGSNDWLYNRSHLIGFQMTGENDNPKNLMTGTRQFNDPHMVNYENQIMDYIRQTGNHVRYRVTPHFVENELVARGIQIEAQGIESSDFAFNIYIFNVQDGYTIDYITGQATKN